The Flavobacterium marginilacus genome window below encodes:
- a CDS encoding ABC transporter permease translates to MSLHVENLIASHFRKSVFKNQAVYIITIFIGILLLYAAFSGWKNYTNQNETSEKYQHESREDWLKNPDKNPHRMAHYGNFAFRKSTSLSVFEFGMEPFFGNAIFLEAHKQNTANFSEAGFSNSMLRFGEISIAMVLQILLPLLIFFLGFNSIAYERENGTLKLLLSQGINWKQLLLGKTIGIASVVMILFIPTIMVLVFVWLLLQNFTISADETIKMVLFVFFHFIYLIFFCAIAVLISASSKTAKKALVSLIGIWLIFTIILPRTTQAVGAYIFEAPSKIQFNSDIEKDILKQGDSHNPNDTYYKAIKDSLLLTYKVDSVQKLPFNYSGFIMTEGEKISSNIYNKHLESLLEIYKKQNSFSKTVSFINPYIAMKNLSMGLSNTDYDSYIDFQKKAEAYRYTMAQKMNALQIKYISNDKSKPDAIDKNHWADVPEFHYEPKGIWDVLKSEIISVISIILWISLLFIFIKIAAKNLKAI, encoded by the coding sequence ATGTCATTACACGTAGAAAATTTAATAGCCTCACATTTTAGAAAATCTGTTTTTAAAAATCAGGCTGTTTATATCATCACTATTTTTATTGGTATTTTATTGCTTTATGCTGCATTTTCGGGTTGGAAAAATTACACGAACCAAAATGAAACCAGCGAAAAATACCAACACGAATCCAGAGAAGACTGGTTGAAAAATCCAGATAAAAATCCGCATAGAATGGCACATTACGGAAACTTTGCTTTTCGTAAAAGTACCTCGTTAAGCGTTTTTGAATTTGGAATGGAACCGTTTTTCGGGAATGCCATATTTCTGGAGGCACACAAACAAAATACAGCCAATTTTTCGGAAGCTGGATTCTCAAACAGTATGCTTCGTTTTGGAGAAATCAGCATTGCGATGGTTTTACAAATTTTATTACCGCTGTTAATTTTCTTCTTGGGATTTAATTCGATTGCCTACGAAAGAGAAAATGGAACTTTAAAACTTCTTTTAAGTCAAGGGATTAATTGGAAACAGCTTTTGCTGGGCAAAACTATAGGAATTGCATCTGTTGTTATGATACTTTTTATTCCAACCATAATGGTTTTGGTTTTTGTTTGGCTATTGCTTCAAAATTTTACAATTTCGGCAGATGAAACGATTAAAATGGTGTTGTTTGTTTTCTTTCATTTTATCTATCTGATTTTCTTTTGTGCAATTGCCGTTTTAATTTCTGCTTCAAGCAAAACGGCAAAAAAAGCGTTGGTTTCGTTGATCGGAATCTGGTTGATTTTTACCATAATTCTGCCAAGAACTACGCAGGCAGTTGGCGCTTATATTTTTGAAGCCCCATCTAAAATACAATTCAACAGCGATATCGAAAAAGACATTCTCAAACAAGGCGACAGTCACAACCCCAATGATACATATTATAAAGCGATAAAAGATTCATTGCTTCTAACTTACAAAGTAGATTCGGTTCAAAAATTGCCTTTCAATTATTCTGGCTTTATTATGACCGAAGGCGAAAAAATAAGTTCGAATATTTACAACAAACATCTGGAAAGCTTGCTTGAAATTTATAAAAAACAGAACAGCTTTTCAAAAACAGTTTCGTTTATAAATCCCTATATCGCGATGAAAAATTTATCGATGGGATTATCGAATACCGATTATGATTCGTACATCGATTTTCAAAAAAAAGCCGAAGCGTATCGCTACACAATGGCACAAAAAATGAACGCTTTGCAAATCAAATATATCAGTAATGATAAAAGTAAACCGGATGCAATTGATAAAAATCATTGGGCTGACGTACCCGAATTTCATTATGAGCCAAAAGGAATTTGGGATGTTTTAAAAAGCGAAATCATTTCTGTTATTTC
- a CDS encoding ABC transporter ATP-binding protein: protein MLLAENLTKKYGDQIALNSLNLNIKAGEIFALLGQNGAGKTTTINLFLGFIKPTEGELKINGISVVENAQETKKYVAYIPETVMLYPNLTGVENLKFFSSLAGFQYSTEELDAFLTKAGLQSTAHHQNLGGYSKGMRQKVGIAIAIAKQAKVLLLDEPTSGLDPKASNEFSQILKELATDGTAILMATHDIFRAREVATHIGIMKEGHLVSVINANTISANELEELYLQTV, encoded by the coding sequence ATGCTACTAGCAGAAAACCTAACAAAAAAATACGGCGATCAAATTGCTTTAAATTCTTTAAATCTAAACATCAAAGCAGGGGAAATTTTTGCTCTTTTGGGTCAAAATGGAGCAGGAAAAACAACCACCATCAATTTGTTTTTAGGCTTTATAAAACCTACCGAAGGCGAATTGAAAATAAACGGAATTTCGGTGGTCGAAAATGCACAAGAAACTAAAAAATACGTGGCTTACATCCCCGAAACCGTAATGCTGTATCCAAATCTTACGGGTGTAGAAAACCTAAAATTCTTTTCATCCTTGGCGGGATTTCAATATTCTACAGAAGAATTAGACGCTTTTCTTACCAAGGCAGGTTTACAGTCAACAGCGCATCATCAAAATCTAGGCGGATATTCCAAAGGAATGCGACAAAAAGTTGGCATTGCCATTGCCATTGCAAAACAAGCCAAAGTATTGTTGCTTGACGAACCCACAAGCGGTTTAGACCCAAAAGCATCCAACGAATTTTCGCAAATCTTGAAAGAACTTGCGACCGATGGAACGGCTATTTTGATGGCAACCCACGATATTTTTAGAGCCAGAGAAGTGGCAACCCACATCGGAATTATGAAAGAAGGCCATTTAGTTTCGGTTATTAATGCCAATACTATTTCTGCCAATGAGCTAGAAGAATTGTACTTACAAACTGTTTAA
- a CDS encoding TonB-dependent siderophore receptor — MKQLYTSLLLMIGLYTAHSQTINNKIKDSIAKDSIEMKTGRNELQTVEIIGRTSKKYNSDYSFSATKTASLNKDIPQSISTITKELIADKGAFYLADAVKMASGVIPASFYNQYTIRGISQNEEGQIINGMRTHQYYFLQPLTNNIERVEVIKGPSSATFSSVDPGGSVNLVTKKPLAVNRKEVSLSAGSFSTFRGSLDFTGPLNEAKTLLYRVNGAYQEAKSYRDLVGNKSFLLSPSFSYIPNEKTAINTELILSNMTGNLDRGQPIFGAVAGVTSLNSSPISLNLGAPNDFFESKDVVFMTSLAHKFTSKIGFNASYMKQSWTENLQEHRTTNAFAVDINNKPVTSLAMMQFVQRQQYWNVDNLSTYFNFDLKAGKLNHKLLVGYDLSSWNKTKGGGQNAARGYLLKDGTVASSFVVANSANYQTITVDGVVMPKPNVNYFNLNNPSYTIRNVEDYSLNVRTALPAALTTTNAIYIQDQIQWEKFTFLLGLRKEWFEDITNYESNNELTVKKEALLPRIGITYAINKAINVYTTYLEGYQPQSNTVTLMPQTGSLPAGSQFDPLESNLKEVGLKTTFFNNTMSFNAAVYEINQRNILMNANDSTQPDLLVTRGSERSRGFECDLAGYITPNWQINASYSYIDAKITNDANAALIGERKQNTPKNSANLWTRYNFSSNSALKDLGVGFGMQYQSSKIPWFTRAFTLPDFTTFDAALYYKPNKSNMQIAINAGNLFNKTYWLGAQNYLRLFPGAPRNVSVTLTYKF, encoded by the coding sequence ATGAAACAATTATACACCTCTTTGTTATTAATGATTGGCTTATATACGGCTCATTCGCAAACTATAAACAACAAAATAAAAGATAGCATTGCTAAAGATTCTATCGAAATGAAAACTGGTAGAAACGAATTGCAAACTGTTGAAATCATAGGTCGTACCTCCAAAAAATACAATAGCGATTATTCTTTTTCAGCCACAAAAACAGCATCACTTAATAAAGACATCCCCCAATCCATATCGACCATAACCAAAGAATTGATTGCCGACAAAGGCGCATTTTATCTAGCCGATGCCGTAAAAATGGCAAGTGGTGTAATTCCTGCCAGTTTTTACAATCAATATACCATTCGAGGTATAAGCCAAAATGAAGAGGGACAAATCATCAACGGTATGCGAACGCACCAATACTATTTTCTGCAACCATTAACCAATAATATAGAACGAGTTGAAGTGATTAAAGGCCCTTCGAGTGCTACTTTTTCATCCGTAGATCCTGGAGGAAGCGTCAATTTGGTTACCAAAAAACCATTGGCTGTTAATAGAAAAGAAGTGAGTTTGAGTGCGGGTAGTTTTAGTACTTTTCGAGGGAGTTTAGATTTTACAGGCCCACTGAATGAAGCTAAAACACTGCTGTACAGAGTAAATGGAGCGTATCAGGAAGCTAAATCGTATCGGGATTTGGTAGGTAATAAATCATTTCTATTATCTCCCTCTTTCAGTTACATTCCCAATGAAAAAACAGCTATCAATACCGAATTGATTTTGAGTAATATGACAGGAAACCTAGACCGAGGGCAACCCATATTTGGAGCAGTTGCTGGCGTTACCAGTTTAAACAGCAGTCCCATAAGTTTAAATTTAGGTGCTCCAAATGATTTTTTTGAATCAAAAGATGTGGTCTTTATGACGAGTTTAGCACACAAATTCACTTCCAAAATTGGTTTTAATGCTTCGTATATGAAACAATCCTGGACCGAAAATCTTCAGGAACATAGAACTACAAATGCTTTTGCAGTAGATATTAACAACAAGCCCGTAACTAGTTTGGCAATGATGCAATTTGTACAGCGTCAGCAGTATTGGAATGTGGATAATTTGAGTACTTATTTCAATTTTGATTTAAAAGCAGGGAAACTCAATCATAAATTACTGGTTGGATATGATTTAAGCAGTTGGAACAAAACCAAAGGCGGTGGACAAAATGCCGCAAGAGGATATTTATTAAAAGATGGCACTGTAGCCAGCTCTTTTGTGGTAGCCAACTCCGCCAATTATCAAACCATAACTGTGGATGGAGTAGTTATGCCAAAACCAAATGTGAACTATTTTAATTTAAACAACCCAAGTTATACCATCCGAAATGTTGAGGATTATTCTTTGAATGTTAGAACCGCCTTGCCAGCAGCCTTAACCACTACAAATGCTATTTATATTCAGGATCAAATTCAATGGGAAAAATTTACTTTTTTATTAGGTTTGAGAAAAGAATGGTTTGAAGATATTACCAATTACGAATCGAACAATGAATTGACGGTTAAAAAAGAAGCTTTATTGCCAAGAATAGGAATTACGTATGCCATTAACAAGGCTATAAATGTTTACACCACCTATCTCGAAGGCTATCAGCCACAATCAAACACGGTAACTTTGATGCCACAAACGGGTTCATTACCCGCAGGTAGTCAGTTCGATCCATTAGAAAGTAATTTGAAAGAAGTTGGTCTGAAAACTACTTTTTTCAACAATACAATGAGTTTTAATGCAGCGGTTTACGAAATCAATCAGCGCAATATTCTGATGAATGCCAATGATTCTACTCAACCCGATTTATTGGTAACAAGAGGTTCTGAACGCAGTCGTGGTTTCGAATGTGATCTAGCGGGTTACATCACTCCAAACTGGCAAATCAATGCTTCTTACAGTTATATCGATGCCAAAATTACAAATGATGCCAATGCAGCATTAATTGGAGAAAGAAAACAAAACACCCCAAAAAACAGTGCTAACCTTTGGACTCGTTACAATTTCAGTTCAAATTCGGCTCTAAAAGATTTGGGAGTTGGTTTCGGAATGCAATACCAGAGCAGCAAGATTCCTTGGTTTACGAGAGCCTTTACGCTTCCTGATTTTACAACTTTTGATGCAGCTTTGTATTATAAACCCAACAAAAGTAATATGCAAATTGCTATCAACGCCGGAAATTTATTCAATAAAACCTATTGGCTGGGAGCTCAAAACTACTTGCGATTATTTCCTGGTGCGCCACGAAATGTAAGCGTGACCCTGACTTATAAGTTTTAA
- a CDS encoding 5'-nucleotidase, lipoprotein e(P4) family — MKTKNTNYIALAILFLTLFLHSKEINAQESIAYKNESQVTIFPILWQQMSAEYRALCYQAFNLASLRLNEISKKEIKKGNLAIITDLDETILDNSYVGAQLIKENKQMTDEEWNRWTAVSKTTAVPGAVAFLQEASKKGFTIFYVSNRDTTAVKSTLIDLKNLQLPNADASHCLFKSNTSSKEIRRTTIAKDYKIVMLLGDNLNDFKNTFEKKSIADRFTATDIEQEQWGKKFIVLPNATYGEWANALYDYTHKTDEEKEKIRRELLKGY; from the coding sequence CCAATTACATTGCTTTAGCCATTCTATTTCTAACTTTATTTCTACATTCGAAAGAAATAAATGCTCAAGAATCAATTGCTTACAAGAATGAAAGTCAAGTTACCATATTCCCCATTTTGTGGCAACAAATGTCGGCAGAATATAGAGCCTTGTGTTATCAAGCCTTTAATTTGGCAAGTCTGCGATTGAATGAAATTTCGAAAAAAGAAATCAAAAAAGGAAACCTCGCCATCATTACCGATTTGGACGAAACCATACTAGACAATAGTTATGTGGGAGCGCAACTCATCAAAGAGAATAAACAAATGACCGATGAAGAATGGAACCGATGGACAGCAGTGTCCAAAACTACCGCAGTTCCGGGAGCAGTGGCTTTTTTGCAGGAAGCGAGCAAAAAAGGATTCACTATTTTTTATGTTTCCAATAGAGATACAACTGCTGTAAAAAGTACGCTGATTGATTTAAAAAACCTCCAATTACCCAATGCCGATGCTAGTCATTGTCTATTTAAAAGCAACACTTCATCCAAAGAAATTAGAAGAACTACAATAGCCAAAGACTATAAAATTGTGATGTTACTGGGAGATAATCTGAATGATTTTAAAAACACTTTCGAAAAAAAATCAATTGCAGATAGATTTACAGCCACCGACATCGAGCAAGAACAATGGGGCAAAAAATTTATTGTACTGCCCAATGCCACCTATGGAGAATGGGCAAATGCGCTCTACGATTATACCCATAAAACAGATGAAGAAAAAGAAAAAATAAGAAGAGAATTGTTGAAAGGATATTAA